CCGGGCCGCTGCGCCACCAGGACCTCCATCCCGAATGCCTCCGCCACCCGCGCCACCGCTTGGCCGAGGGTGCCGAAGCCCACGATCCCGAGGGTCTTGCCGGCCAATTCCTGGAAGCGATGGTCCAGGAAGCAGAACTGGCCGGCGCGGGCCCAGGCGCCGGCCATGACATCGCCATGGTAGTCGAAGAGCCGGTTGCGCAGGGCCAGCATGAGCGCAAAGGTATGCTGCACGACGCTGGGCGTGGCGTAGTTGCGGACGTTGCACACCGGGATGCCCAGCGCGCCCGCCGCGGCCAGATCCACGTTATTGGTGCCGGTCGCCGCGATGCAGATCAGCTTGAGCCGCGGCGCTTGGCGCAGGGCCTCGGCGCTGATCACGGTCTTGTTGCTGATCACGATGTCAGCCGCCTGCAAATGGTCGTTCAATGCCTCGGGCGGGGTGCGCGGGTGGAATTGGCAATGCGGGGAGAGCTCGCGCAACGGGCCGAGGTCCAGATCCTCGGGAAAGAGCGTTTCCAGATCGAGAAAGGCGATTTTGAGCGTGCTGGCTGTCGCTGCGGCGTCATGTGCATGCATGTGTGGCTCCTGGCGTTCGTCCCGGTGCGGCGGGCCGCGCGTAAATGCGTTGGAATAAGCGTTCAAGTCGGGCATAAGTCTTATTGAAGGGTATTATGGCCCACTATACTGTTCTCCAGAATGTTTTTTCTGTGTGCGATGTGAGGTAGACTATGTCGGACAGGAGAGGTACCGAAGCGGTCATAACGGCGCCGACTCGAAATCGGATGGGGGTTAACAGCCCCACGTGGGTTCGAATCCCACCCTCTCCGCCACATCCCATTTCTCTCATCCTGCATCCGTTTCTGCTGCACACAGCTTTTTGACCGGCTTTCGCCGAAGCAAGCATTTTCTCCAGCCAAGGAGGTGCATCGTGAGCAGAAGTCTCAATTCCAGATTTTTGACCCCGTGGCTTGCCGTGGCGCTCAGCGCCGGCCTGCTGGTCGGCTGTGGCAAGAAAGAGGAGCCTGCCGAATCGACGGAAGGCACCGCGACGGCTCCCATGGAAAGCCCCGCACCCATGACGCCGCCTGCCGATACCGGCGCGCCGGCTGGCGCGGGCGGCACGGGAGCCGCTGACACGACCGGCACCATGGGCGGCGGCACCGGCATGGGCGGCGGCGCGGCCGGCACCGACATGAACGGAACGGGTGCGGCGGGCGGCGGAACCGCGGGGAGCGCAACCGGCGGCACCATGGGCGGTGCCGCAGGCGGTACCGGGGCGGCTGGTGATACGACGGGCGGCACCGGCACCGGCGGCATGAGCGGCGGCGCAACGGGCACTGGCAGCGCAGGTGGCGGCTAAACCGGCTCCGGGCTTCCACTTTATCCGGCCCATCACAGGTTCTGCTGTATCCTGTAACGAAAAATTTCGTTGAAGAAACGACTTGTCCACAATCAGAGGAGGTGCAACGTGAGCAGAAGCTCTAATTCCACGCTTGTGACGCGATGGATTGCCGTCGCGATGGCTGCTGGTTTGCTGGTGGGTTGTGGTAAGAAAGAGGAAGCGACCGAAACGCCGGCCGAGACCGGCGGCATGCCGGCGGCCGAAAGCCCCGCGCCCGCTGCTCCTGCTGCGGAAGCGCCGGCGACTGCCGCCCCTGAGACGAGTCCCGCACCGGCGGCCCCGACCGGCGCCGAAGGCACCACTGGCGCCACCGGAACGACGGGTGGGGCTGCCGACACCACCGGCGCCGCGGGCGGTGCTACCGGAGCAGCTGGCGCGGCAGCCGGTGGCGGCACTCAGACCGCCAGCGCTGGCGGTGATGCTGAGGCCCTGATGAAGCAGTCCGACTGCTTCAGCTGCCACTCCGTGGACCAGAAGATGGTCGGTCCCGCCTATGCTTGGGTTGCCTACAAGTACAAAGGCCAAAAGGACGCCGACGTGAAGCTGGCGCAGAAGATCAAGGCTGGCGGCGCGGGCAATTGGAACGCCCTTACCGGCGGCGTGCCCATGCCGCCCCATCCCCAGCTGACCGACGCCCAGGCCAAGGCCATGGCCGACTGGGTCCTGAAGCAGAAGCCGGTCGAGCCGCCGAAGGCCTGAGCTCGGCGCTTGCTGTTGCAGAAAACCCCCGGTTGGACAACCGGGGGTTTTTTGTTGGAGCGAGCACGGCCCGCGAAGCCCGCATGTCAGGCGCTGTCCTTCAGTCGTTCGATGCCCAGAGCCTTGAGCATGTATTTTTCGTAGACGGGTTCGGAGGTGCCGGCCTTCATTTTGCGGATGAAGTATTTTTCGAAGGCGATCTTGGCCAGGTGCACCCACTTGCCCTGCTTGAACCAGTTGACGTTGCGCGGCGGGATCTGCGGCAGCGCCACGAAGGCGGCGCCGGTGTCGCCCATGTCGGCCAGGCAGATGGCGTTCCAGGTGCCCTGCGCCTGGACCGGGCGGCCGGCCAGCTCGTCGCGCAGGTTGTGGACGATGGCGGTGACCATCGA
The window above is part of the Thermithiobacillus tepidarius DSM 3134 genome. Proteins encoded here:
- a CDS encoding 2-hydroxyacid dehydrogenase — encoded protein: MHAHDAAATASTLKIAFLDLETLFPEDLDLGPLRELSPHCQFHPRTPPEALNDHLQAADIVISNKTVISAEALRQAPRLKLICIAATGTNNVDLAAAGALGIPVCNVRNYATPSVVQHTFALMLALRNRLFDYHGDVMAGAWARAGQFCFLDHRFQELAGKTLGIVGFGTLGQAVARVAEAFGMEVLVAQRPGAQPRTERLPLRELLPQVDVLSLHCPLTPETRGLIDADALARMRPDALLVNTARGGIVDEAALAAALRAGRLGGAGVDVLAEEPPVHGSPLLAPDVPRLIVTPHIAWASREARQRMVDELAANIRAFLAGMPRNLVTG
- a CDS encoding c-type cytochrome; this encodes MKQSDCFSCHSVDQKMVGPAYAWVAYKYKGQKDADVKLAQKIKAGGAGNWNALTGGVPMPPHPQLTDAQAKAMADWVLKQKPVEPPKA